A stretch of the Thiohalospira halophila DSM 15071 genome encodes the following:
- the pheT gene encoding phenylalanine--tRNA ligase subunit beta, translated as MRVSEHWLREWADPAVDTDGLTHRLTMAGLEVDAVEPVAGAFSGVVVGRIEGCEAHPEADKLQVCTVSDGAATFQVVCGAANARAGLVAPFAREGAVLPDGTTIRATRLRGVESRGMLCSATELGLGEGSEGLLELGDGAEVGADLREWLGLDDTAIEIDLTPNRGDCLSVRGLAREVGALFDCDVAEPAVPDNLVTGEAAGVRVLEPAACPRYLVRPVRGIDPATPTPTWLKERLRRSGLRSLGLVVDITNYVLLELGQPLHAFDADRLNGGLQVRFAEEGESLTLLDGAETSLAADMLVIADEAGPTALAGIMGGAGSAVDESTRNIVLEAAFFTPEAILGRARRLGLHTDASHRFERGVDPALPRLALERATALLTQLAGGEPGPITEVTDTEALPRWENVPLRHERLNALLGTDIDADTVLNALRRLGMQESEHLDGWRVVPPSHRFDISVEEDLVEEVARVVGYDQLPAALPAMEVAAPRQPEGRLPASRLRRLMAHRDYLEAITYSFVDARLQRRLEPGLEPLALANPLSAEMDVMRTSLWPGLLTAVQHNRHRQRSRVRLFELGQRFRPEADGLQQENALAAAAIGPRWPEQWGAGGESVDLFDLKGDLEAIIGATGAADAFTFEADSHPALHPGQSARIYREGEPVGWLGALHPVIAEELDLAEPVYLFEIAAEALTAVPLPTYRTPSRYPAIRRDLAVVVDEAVAAADVLAVAREAAGDWLRDSRLFDVYRGKGIDSGRKSLGLGLTLQDDSRTLTDSDVEAVTENVVQALSQRLGATLRD; from the coding sequence ATGCGAGTCAGCGAACACTGGTTGCGGGAGTGGGCGGACCCGGCGGTGGATACCGACGGGCTGACCCACCGGCTCACCATGGCCGGCCTGGAGGTGGACGCCGTGGAGCCGGTGGCCGGCGCCTTCAGCGGCGTCGTGGTCGGCCGGATCGAGGGCTGCGAGGCCCATCCGGAGGCGGACAAGCTCCAGGTCTGTACCGTCTCCGACGGTGCGGCGACCTTTCAGGTGGTCTGCGGTGCGGCCAATGCCCGCGCCGGCCTGGTCGCCCCCTTCGCCCGGGAGGGCGCGGTACTGCCCGATGGCACCACCATCCGGGCCACCAGGCTGCGCGGCGTGGAATCCCGCGGCATGCTCTGCTCCGCCACCGAGCTGGGGCTGGGCGAGGGGAGCGAGGGGCTACTGGAGCTGGGCGACGGGGCCGAAGTGGGCGCCGACCTGCGGGAATGGCTCGGCCTGGATGACACGGCCATCGAGATCGACCTGACGCCCAACCGTGGCGACTGCCTCTCGGTGCGCGGCCTGGCCCGCGAGGTGGGCGCGCTCTTCGATTGCGACGTCGCCGAGCCGGCGGTTCCGGACAATCTGGTGACCGGGGAGGCGGCCGGGGTCCGTGTGCTCGAGCCCGCCGCCTGCCCGCGCTACCTGGTCCGGCCGGTGCGCGGTATCGACCCCGCCACCCCCACGCCCACCTGGCTGAAGGAACGGCTGCGGCGCAGCGGCCTGCGCAGCCTGGGGCTGGTGGTGGATATCACCAACTACGTCCTCCTGGAGCTGGGCCAGCCCCTCCACGCCTTCGATGCCGACCGCCTCAATGGCGGCCTCCAGGTTCGCTTCGCGGAGGAGGGGGAATCGCTGACCCTGCTGGACGGGGCCGAGACGTCGCTGGCGGCGGACATGCTGGTCATCGCCGACGAGGCCGGCCCCACGGCCCTGGCCGGGATCATGGGCGGGGCGGGCTCCGCCGTGGACGAGTCCACCCGGAACATCGTGCTGGAGGCCGCCTTCTTCACCCCGGAGGCGATCCTCGGTCGTGCCCGCCGCCTGGGGCTGCATACCGATGCCTCCCACCGCTTCGAGCGCGGCGTGGACCCGGCGCTTCCCCGGCTGGCGCTGGAGCGGGCAACGGCCCTGCTGACGCAGCTGGCCGGTGGCGAGCCCGGCCCCATCACCGAGGTCACCGATACCGAGGCGCTGCCCAGGTGGGAGAACGTCCCCCTGCGGCACGAACGCCTCAATGCCCTGCTGGGGACGGACATCGATGCCGACACGGTCCTCAACGCCCTGCGCCGCCTGGGCATGCAGGAGAGCGAGCACCTGGACGGCTGGCGCGTGGTGCCGCCGAGCCACCGCTTCGACATCAGCGTGGAGGAGGATCTGGTGGAGGAGGTCGCCCGGGTAGTGGGCTACGACCAGCTCCCCGCCGCCCTCCCAGCCATGGAGGTGGCCGCCCCGCGCCAGCCCGAGGGGCGGCTGCCGGCCTCCCGGTTGCGTCGACTCATGGCGCACCGGGACTACCTGGAGGCGATCACCTACAGCTTCGTCGATGCCCGCCTGCAGCGCCGCCTGGAGCCCGGTCTGGAGCCGCTGGCCCTGGCCAATCCGCTCTCGGCGGAGATGGACGTCATGCGCACCAGCCTCTGGCCCGGCCTGCTTACCGCGGTCCAGCACAACCGGCACCGCCAGCGCAGCCGGGTCCGCCTCTTCGAACTGGGCCAGCGCTTCCGCCCCGAGGCGGACGGTCTCCAGCAGGAGAATGCCCTGGCCGCCGCCGCCATCGGTCCGCGCTGGCCCGAGCAGTGGGGTGCCGGCGGCGAGTCGGTGGATCTCTTTGACCTCAAGGGCGACCTGGAGGCGATCATCGGGGCCACCGGGGCCGCGGATGCCTTCACCTTCGAGGCGGACAGCCACCCGGCGCTGCACCCGGGGCAGAGCGCTCGCATCTACCGCGAAGGCGAGCCGGTGGGCTGGCTCGGCGCCCTGCATCCGGTCATTGCCGAGGAGCTGGACCTGGCCGAGCCGGTCTACCTGTTCGAGATCGCCGCCGAGGCGCTCACCGCGGTGCCGCTGCCGACCTATCGCACCCCGTCGCGCTACCCTGCGATCCGCCGGGACCTTGCGGTGGTCGTGGACGAGGCGGTGGCCGCTGCCGACGTCCTGGCGGTGGCCCGGGAGGCCGCTGGCGACTGGCTCCGGGATTCGCGCCTGTTTGATGTCTATCGCGGGAAAGGTATTGATTCCGGCCGAAAAAGTCTGGGGCTGGGCTTGACCCTGCAGGACGATTCGCGCACGCTTACCGACAGTGACGTCGAGGCGGTCACCGAGAATGTGGTCCAGGCGCTGAGTCAGCGCCTCGGCGCGACCCTGAGAGATTAA
- a CDS encoding tyrosine-type recombinase/integrase has product MGGDRQRAVEAARQLNELLSLGSDLVAKVRGGGRTLGDYIRYFKDEVLPARRVKGEPLSPHTLRDYGWILDAITEELGHFPIENVTQKQLADYLQKRPSPEAHNRHRTLLVMVYRQAVSDGLVTENLPERILKRDRSKKVRQRLSIEEYRKIFKAARPAIQHAMELSLNALQRRADIQKWRFDDQRTDPESGQEYAHIIQSKTRKHGPTAYLRIPLNLPVAHSELGARTLGEIISSCRDDIACPFLVHERPQRMVRSQDKEHHFQLTPRAISDGFAEARDAAGVASHLPRAARPTFHELLSLGEHLRKESGWTTRQIQTLRGHTSERMTEAYLEGHTWTTVEVPHGG; this is encoded by the coding sequence ATGGGAGGCGACCGTCAGCGAGCCGTAGAGGCCGCTCGACAGCTCAATGAGCTGCTGAGCCTCGGGAGTGACCTCGTCGCGAAGGTCCGCGGCGGCGGTCGAACCCTGGGCGACTACATCCGCTACTTCAAGGACGAGGTCCTGCCGGCCCGCCGCGTGAAAGGCGAGCCCTTGAGCCCGCACACGCTTCGCGACTACGGCTGGATCCTCGATGCCATCACCGAAGAGCTGGGGCACTTCCCAATCGAGAACGTGACCCAGAAGCAGCTGGCCGACTACCTCCAGAAGCGGCCCTCCCCGGAGGCCCACAACCGCCACCGGACCCTCCTGGTCATGGTCTATCGCCAGGCTGTTTCGGACGGCCTGGTCACCGAGAACCTGCCGGAACGGATCCTCAAGCGGGACCGCTCGAAGAAGGTACGCCAGCGACTCTCGATTGAGGAGTACCGCAAGATATTCAAGGCGGCCCGCCCCGCCATCCAGCACGCCATGGAGCTCTCCCTGAACGCGCTCCAGCGCCGGGCGGACATCCAGAAGTGGCGCTTCGATGATCAGCGAACGGACCCGGAGAGCGGCCAGGAGTACGCGCACATCATCCAGAGCAAGACTCGGAAGCACGGACCGACCGCGTATCTGCGGATCCCGTTGAACCTCCCGGTGGCCCACTCCGAGCTCGGCGCCCGGACCCTAGGGGAGATCATCTCGTCCTGTCGGGACGACATCGCATGCCCTTTCCTGGTCCACGAGCGCCCCCAGCGGATGGTGCGCTCCCAGGACAAGGAGCATCACTTCCAGCTCACCCCACGGGCCATCTCCGACGGATTCGCCGAAGCACGGGATGCCGCCGGCGTAGCCAGCCATCTACCGCGCGCCGCGCGGCCGACATTCCATGAACTGCTGAGCTTGGGAGAGCATCTGCGGAAGGAGTCCGGCTGGACGACCCGCCAAATACAAACGCTCCGAGGACACACCTCGGAGCGCATGACGGAAGCCTACTTGGAAGGCCATACCTGGACCACCGTGGAGGTGCCGCATGGCGGCTGA
- a CDS encoding Arm DNA-binding domain-containing protein — MGSIRERNGLLFFDFRYQGKRCRERTTLKDTRANRKRMEKVLHQIEAAITLGTFDYAAFFPNSPRAKELAVESQQSAPENREPGRFVSNSGIESPTFAEFAEEWFAENEVMWKRSYRAKQRDILDRYLKPSFGEEGVSDIKKSHVLKYRAQLAKVAPDTGKAPSPSWVNQVTNLLKQILDEAADRFDFNTPFRGIKPLRVGRTEVDPFSLEEVERLLEVLPTEWRPYFIVRFFTGMRTSEIDGLKWHNVDFRRREIQIRETRVAGETEDPKTDGSSRSIQMSSMVEKALYEQWAATGTLSSYVFCTKHGYPLRYRNVNNRVWYPALKRAGLRRRNPYQTRHTAATLWLAAGENPEWIARQMGHSNTKMLFTVYSRYVPNLTRQDGSAMERMLRAQLESAHQDTEAEVRHDD; from the coding sequence ATGGGTAGCATCCGTGAAAGAAACGGCCTCCTCTTCTTTGACTTCCGCTACCAAGGCAAACGGTGCCGTGAGCGGACGACGCTCAAGGACACGCGAGCCAACCGCAAGCGGATGGAGAAGGTCCTGCACCAGATCGAGGCCGCCATTACGTTGGGAACCTTCGACTACGCGGCCTTCTTCCCCAACAGCCCTCGGGCTAAGGAGTTAGCTGTAGAAAGTCAGCAATCTGCGCCAGAGAATCGGGAACCCGGGCGGTTCGTCTCAAACTCTGGGATAGAGAGCCCGACCTTCGCGGAGTTTGCCGAGGAGTGGTTCGCGGAGAACGAGGTCATGTGGAAGCGTTCCTACCGCGCCAAACAGCGCGACATCCTGGACCGCTACCTCAAACCTTCATTCGGGGAAGAGGGGGTCAGCGACATCAAAAAGTCCCACGTCCTCAAGTACCGGGCCCAGCTCGCCAAAGTCGCGCCCGATACCGGAAAGGCTCCCTCGCCTTCGTGGGTCAACCAGGTTACGAATCTGCTTAAGCAGATCCTGGATGAAGCCGCTGACCGATTCGACTTTAACACGCCCTTCCGCGGCATCAAGCCGCTACGAGTGGGCCGGACCGAGGTCGATCCCTTCTCCCTGGAAGAGGTGGAGCGACTGCTCGAGGTCCTGCCCACGGAGTGGCGGCCCTACTTTATCGTCCGCTTCTTTACCGGCATGCGTACCAGCGAGATCGACGGCCTCAAGTGGCACAACGTCGACTTCCGACGCCGGGAGATCCAGATCCGGGAAACCCGGGTCGCCGGTGAGACCGAAGATCCCAAAACGGACGGCTCCAGCCGGAGCATCCAGATGTCGAGCATGGTCGAGAAGGCACTGTACGAGCAGTGGGCCGCGACAGGGACCCTAAGCAGCTACGTCTTCTGCACCAAGCACGGGTATCCCCTGCGCTACCGGAACGTGAACAACCGGGTCTGGTATCCGGCTTTGAAGCGAGCGGGCCTCCGGCGTCGGAATCCGTACCAGACCCGGCACACCGCGGCCACGCTCTGGCTGGCCGCCGGTGAGAACCCCGAGTGGATCGCTCGCCAGATGGGCCACTCCAACACCAAGATGCTCTTCACGGTCTACTCGCGCTACGTCCCGAACCTGACCCGGCAGGATGGATCGGCCATGGAGCGCATGCTCCGTGCCCAGCTCGAAAGCGCCCACCAGGACACCGAAGCGGAGGTGCGCCATGACGACTGA
- the pheS gene encoding phenylalanine--tRNA ligase subunit alpha, with protein sequence MEEIDRLVAEAEAAIRAATELGRLDELRVHYLGKKGVITQRMKTLGDLAPEERRAAGQTINAAKERVQGEVESRRATLENAALEERLAAEAVDVTQPGRGAGAGGIHPVTRTLERIEGIFAGMGFEAAEGPEVEDDHHNFEALNIPPSHPARAMHDTFYFDAHTVLRTHTSPVQIRVMEGQEPPVRVIAPGRVYRCDSDLTHTPMFHQVEGLYVDEGVSFADLKGVLDAFLRAFFERDLATRFRPSYFPFTEPSAEVDIECVHCDGAGCRVCSHTGWLEVLGCGMVHPNVLGQVGVDAERWTGFAFGMGVERLAMLRYGVDDLRVFFENDLGVLEQFARERGGA encoded by the coding sequence GTGGAGGAGATCGACCGCCTCGTCGCCGAGGCCGAAGCGGCCATCCGGGCCGCGACGGAGCTGGGGCGTCTGGACGAGCTGCGGGTGCACTACCTGGGCAAGAAGGGGGTCATTACCCAGCGCATGAAGACGCTGGGCGACCTCGCCCCGGAGGAGCGCCGCGCCGCCGGTCAGACCATCAATGCCGCCAAGGAGCGGGTCCAGGGCGAGGTGGAGAGCCGCCGCGCGACGCTGGAGAACGCCGCCCTGGAGGAGCGCCTGGCCGCCGAGGCGGTGGACGTTACCCAGCCCGGCCGAGGGGCCGGGGCGGGAGGCATCCATCCGGTGACCCGGACCCTGGAGCGCATCGAGGGGATCTTCGCCGGTATGGGCTTCGAGGCGGCCGAGGGGCCGGAGGTCGAGGATGACCACCACAACTTCGAGGCCCTCAACATCCCGCCCTCCCACCCGGCGCGGGCGATGCACGATACCTTCTACTTCGACGCCCACACGGTGCTGCGCACCCACACCTCCCCGGTGCAGATTCGCGTCATGGAGGGGCAGGAGCCCCCGGTTCGGGTCATCGCCCCCGGTCGGGTCTATCGCTGCGACTCCGATCTCACCCACACCCCCATGTTCCACCAGGTGGAAGGGCTCTACGTGGACGAGGGCGTGAGCTTCGCCGATTTGAAGGGGGTGCTGGATGCCTTCCTGCGTGCCTTCTTCGAGCGCGACCTGGCCACCCGCTTCCGGCCCTCCTATTTCCCCTTTACCGAACCCTCGGCGGAGGTGGATATCGAGTGTGTCCACTGCGACGGCGCTGGCTGCCGCGTCTGCAGCCACACCGGCTGGCTGGAGGTGCTGGGCTGCGGCATGGTCCACCCCAACGTGCTGGGGCAGGTGGGCGTGGATGCCGAGCGCTGGACCGGCTTCGCCTTCGGCATGGGCGTGGAGCGGCTGGCCATGCTGCGCTACGGCGTGGACGACCTGCGGGTCTTCTTTGAAAACGACCTGGGCGTGCTGGAGCAGTTCGCCCGGGAACGGGGCGGCGCCTAG
- the thrS gene encoding threonine--tRNA ligase produces the protein MPTITLPDGSQRAFDHPVTIGEVAADIGAGLAKAALAGKVDGEEVDTDFTIDHDAEVAIITDRDPEGLELIRHSTAHLLAHAVKELYPDAQVTIGPVIDNGFYYDFAFDQHFTPEDLEKIEARMKELAEQDIPVHREEWDRAEAVQFFRDQGEEYKAQIIEDLPADEVISIYRQGDFLDLCRGPHVPSTGKLGAFKLTTLAGAYWRGDPANEQLQRVYGTAWGNKKDLKAYLKRLEEAERRDHRRIGREQGLFHTQEEAPGMVFWHDHGWTLYRQVEEYIRTTLRRHGYQEIKTPTIIDRALWEKSGHWEKFGDDMFTTHSEHREYAVKPMNCPAHVQVYNQGLKSYRDLPLRLAEFGSCHRNEPSGTLHGLMRVRGFTQDDAHIFCTEDQIQSEVRDFIDLLYQTYRDFGFDEVEVKLSTRPEKRVGSDAAWDKAEEALDRALTGAGLEYELQPGEGAFYGPKIEFSLTDCLGRVWQCGTVQVDFNMPERLGAEYVTEESDRATPVMIHRAILGSVERFIGILIEHYAGHLPAWLAPVQAAVLTITDRHHDHAREVEKRLTDQGLRVVSDLRNEKIGYKIREHTLLRVPYLLVVGDREVENDEVAVRTRSGTDLGSMPVTAFADRLNGEILRRDRVLPED, from the coding sequence ATGCCCACGATTACCCTCCCCGACGGCAGCCAGCGCGCCTTCGACCACCCGGTGACGATAGGCGAGGTGGCCGCGGATATCGGCGCCGGTCTGGCCAAGGCGGCGCTCGCCGGCAAGGTGGATGGCGAAGAGGTGGATACCGACTTCACCATCGACCATGACGCCGAGGTCGCCATCATTACCGACCGCGACCCGGAAGGGCTGGAGCTCATTCGCCACTCCACGGCGCACCTGCTCGCCCATGCGGTGAAGGAACTCTATCCCGACGCCCAGGTGACCATCGGCCCGGTCATCGACAACGGCTTCTACTACGACTTCGCCTTCGACCAGCACTTCACCCCCGAGGACCTCGAGAAGATCGAGGCGCGGATGAAGGAGCTGGCGGAGCAGGACATCCCGGTCCATCGCGAGGAGTGGGATCGCGCCGAGGCAGTACAGTTCTTCCGCGACCAGGGCGAGGAGTACAAGGCGCAGATCATCGAGGACCTGCCGGCGGACGAGGTCATCAGTATCTACCGCCAGGGCGACTTCCTGGACCTCTGCCGCGGCCCGCATGTGCCCTCCACTGGCAAGCTCGGCGCCTTCAAGCTCACCACCCTCGCTGGCGCCTACTGGCGCGGCGACCCGGCCAACGAGCAGCTCCAGCGCGTCTACGGCACCGCCTGGGGCAACAAGAAGGACCTCAAGGCCTACCTCAAGCGGCTGGAGGAGGCGGAGCGGCGCGATCACCGCCGTATCGGCCGCGAGCAGGGGCTCTTCCATACCCAGGAAGAGGCGCCGGGCATGGTCTTCTGGCACGATCACGGCTGGACCCTCTACCGCCAGGTGGAGGAGTATATCCGCACGACGCTGCGCCGCCACGGCTACCAGGAGATCAAGACCCCGACCATCATCGACCGGGCCCTGTGGGAGAAGTCGGGTCACTGGGAGAAGTTCGGTGACGACATGTTCACCACCCACTCGGAGCATCGCGAGTATGCGGTGAAGCCGATGAACTGCCCGGCCCACGTCCAGGTCTACAACCAGGGGCTGAAGAGCTACCGGGATCTCCCGCTGCGGCTGGCGGAGTTCGGCTCCTGCCACCGCAACGAGCCCTCGGGCACGCTCCACGGGCTCATGCGGGTGCGCGGCTTCACCCAGGACGATGCCCACATCTTCTGCACCGAGGACCAGATCCAGAGCGAGGTGCGGGACTTCATCGATCTGCTCTACCAGACCTACCGCGACTTCGGCTTCGACGAGGTGGAGGTGAAACTCTCCACCCGCCCGGAGAAGCGGGTGGGCTCAGACGCCGCCTGGGACAAGGCCGAGGAGGCCCTGGACCGGGCCCTCACCGGCGCCGGCCTGGAGTACGAGCTGCAGCCGGGCGAGGGCGCCTTCTACGGGCCGAAGATCGAGTTCTCCCTCACCGACTGCCTGGGCCGGGTCTGGCAGTGCGGCACCGTGCAGGTGGACTTCAACATGCCGGAGCGCCTCGGGGCCGAATACGTCACCGAGGAGAGCGACCGCGCAACGCCGGTGATGATCCACCGCGCCATCCTCGGCTCGGTGGAGCGCTTCATCGGCATCCTCATCGAGCACTACGCCGGCCACCTGCCGGCGTGGCTGGCGCCGGTCCAGGCGGCGGTGCTGACCATCACCGATCGCCACCACGATCATGCCCGCGAGGTGGAGAAGCGTCTCACCGATCAGGGTCTGCGTGTGGTCTCGGACTTGAGGAACGAGAAGATCGGCTATAAGATCCGCGAGCACACGCTCTTGCGGGTCCCCTACCTGCTGGTGGTCGGGGACCGAGAGGTCGAAAACGACGAGGTCGCGGTGCGGACCCGTTCGGGAACGGATCTCGGCAGCATGCCGGTAACGGCCTTTGCCGACCGCCTGAACGGGGAAATCCTGCGCCGTGACCGCGTCCTTCCGGAGGATTGA
- a CDS encoding MerR family transcriptional regulator, with translation MLEPTNNDELPDIPAKRYFTIGEVGELCHVKPHVLRYWEQEFPQLNPVKRRGNRRYYQREDVVLIRQIRSLLYEEGFTIGGARQRMESEHAREDINHSRQMARQFRTELEDVLTILRR, from the coding sequence ATGCTGGAACCGACGAATAACGACGAGCTGCCGGACATCCCGGCCAAGCGCTACTTCACCATCGGTGAGGTCGGCGAGCTCTGTCACGTCAAGCCCCACGTACTGCGCTACTGGGAGCAGGAGTTCCCCCAGCTCAACCCGGTCAAGCGCCGCGGTAATCGCCGCTACTACCAGCGCGAGGATGTCGTCCTCATCCGCCAGATCCGCAGCCTCCTCTACGAGGAGGGCTTCACCATCGGTGGCGCCCGCCAGCGCATGGAGAGCGAGCACGCCCGCGAGGACATCAACCACAGCCGCCAGATGGCGCGCCAGTTCCGCACCGAACTCGAGGATGTCCTGACCATCCTCCGTCGCTGA
- the infC gene encoding translation initiation factor IF-3 → MAAEKQKKPRLNEGINIPQVRLVDAEGEQKGVVETREALALAEEAGMDLVEVAPDADPPVCRIMDYGKYIFDQNKKRQAAKKKQKQTQIKEVKFRPGTDEGDYKVKLRNLTRFLEHGDKAKVTLRFRGREMAHQDLGKQLLERVAGDLEEIGTVEQMPKMEGRQMVMVIAPRKKQ, encoded by the coding sequence ATCGCCGCCGAAAAGCAGAAGAAGCCCCGCCTGAACGAAGGCATCAACATCCCCCAGGTCCGCCTGGTGGATGCCGAGGGTGAACAGAAGGGCGTCGTAGAGACGCGGGAAGCGCTAGCGCTGGCCGAAGAGGCCGGAATGGATCTGGTGGAGGTGGCCCCCGATGCCGACCCGCCGGTTTGCCGGATCATGGATTACGGCAAGTACATCTTCGACCAGAACAAGAAGCGCCAGGCGGCGAAGAAGAAGCAGAAACAGACCCAGATCAAGGAAGTGAAGTTCCGCCCGGGCACCGACGAGGGCGACTACAAGGTCAAGTTGCGCAACCTGACCCGCTTCCTGGAGCACGGCGACAAGGCCAAGGTGACCCTGCGTTTCCGCGGTCGCGAGATGGCGCACCAGGACCTGGGCAAGCAGCTGTTGGAGCGCGTCGCCGGGGATCTGGAAGAGATCGGTACCGTGGAGCAGATGCCGAAGATGGAAGGTCGGCAGATGGTCATGGTTATCGCGCCCCGCAAGAAGCAGTAG
- the rpmI gene encoding 50S ribosomal protein L35, whose amino-acid sequence MPKMKTNSGAGKRFTRTGSGQFKRRKSHRSHILTKKDTKRKRHLREPAMVHENDQPLLKRMLPYK is encoded by the coding sequence ATGCCCAAGATGAAGACGAACAGCGGCGCCGGCAAGCGGTTCACCCGCACCGGTTCCGGGCAGTTCAAGCGGCGCAAGTCGCATCGCAGCCATATCCTTACCAAGAAGGATACCAAGCGCAAGCGCCACCTGCGCGAGCCGGCGATGGTTCACGAGAACGATCAGCCGCTGCTCAAGCGCATGCTGCCGTACAAGTAG
- a CDS encoding helix-turn-helix domain-containing protein, whose translation MIRYRLKERIADREFREGRHITVSEIAKETGVNRTTLSKIGNQRGYNTTTDVLDRLCNYFQCGIEDLVEHIPEPGHTEDAQIE comes from the coding sequence ATGATCCGTTATCGCCTTAAGGAGCGCATCGCTGACCGAGAGTTCAGGGAAGGTCGGCACATCACTGTCAGCGAGATAGCTAAGGAGACCGGGGTAAACCGAACAACGCTATCGAAGATCGGCAATCAGCGTGGGTACAACACGACTACGGACGTCTTGGACAGACTCTGCAATTACTTCCAGTGCGGGATCGAGGACTTGGTCGAACACATCCCGGAACCTGGGCACACGGAAGATGCCCAGATTGAGTAG
- a CDS encoding FlhC family transcriptional regulator, whose protein sequence is METIEDVTFAVELIRAGLRPGVIELHTGISARRIRRWWREVHGTSPTPGPLPTGGSVLRSAARRREATDFIARYRTRGGNLRLDARRILETYRDHQQTWEDPQLTITETWALVRDAEIGALMAVECPYCGGTHYLSMTQRGPSRCPLCRHQTQDTAETMDAAES, encoded by the coding sequence ATGGAGACCATCGAAGACGTGACCTTTGCGGTTGAGCTGATCCGTGCCGGCCTCCGGCCGGGGGTCATCGAGCTTCACACAGGGATCTCGGCCCGTCGGATCCGACGGTGGTGGCGTGAAGTCCACGGAACCAGCCCCACGCCGGGCCCGCTACCTACAGGCGGCTCGGTCCTCCGTTCCGCTGCCCGGCGCCGCGAGGCCACTGACTTCATTGCCCGCTATCGCACCAGGGGCGGCAACCTCCGGCTCGATGCCAGGCGGATCCTAGAGACCTACCGTGACCACCAGCAGACGTGGGAGGACCCCCAGCTGACGATCACGGAGACCTGGGCGCTGGTTCGAGATGCTGAGATCGGCGCGCTGATGGCCGTCGAGTGCCCCTACTGTGGCGGCACGCACTACCTTTCGATGACCCAGCGCGGACCCTCCCGGTGCCCCCTGTGTCGCCACCAGACCCAGGACACTGCCGAGACCATGGACGCTGCAGAAAGCTGA
- the ihfA gene encoding integration host factor subunit alpha has protein sequence MALTKAALAEKLFEELGLNKREAKEVVEAFFEEIREALESGEQVKLSGFGNFDLRDKKQRPGRNPKTGEEIPISARRVVTFRPGQKLKARVEAYAGTDE, from the coding sequence ATGGCACTGACCAAGGCCGCACTGGCGGAGAAGCTGTTCGAAGAACTGGGCCTGAACAAGCGCGAGGCCAAGGAGGTCGTGGAGGCCTTCTTCGAGGAGATCCGCGAGGCGCTGGAGAGCGGCGAGCAGGTGAAGCTCTCCGGGTTCGGGAACTTCGATCTCCGCGACAAGAAGCAGCGTCCGGGCCGCAATCCCAAGACCGGCGAGGAGATCCCGATCTCCGCGCGGCGGGTGGTGACCTTCCGTCCGGGCCAGAAGCTCAAGGCGCGAGTCGAGGCCTATGCTGGAACCGACGAATAA
- the rplT gene encoding 50S ribosomal protein L20 codes for MARVKRGVNARARHKKVLSEAKGYYGRRKNNYRNAKQAVTKAAQYAYRDRRQKKRQFRNLWIVRINAAARECGLSYSRLMNGLKKAGVDMDRKVLADLAVHDRNAFAAIAEQAKAGLAQ; via the coding sequence ATGGCACGAGTCAAGCGCGGAGTGAACGCACGGGCGCGGCACAAGAAGGTCCTCTCCGAGGCGAAGGGCTATTACGGCCGGCGCAAGAATAATTACCGCAACGCCAAGCAGGCAGTCACCAAGGCGGCGCAGTACGCCTATCGTGACCGTCGGCAGAAGAAGCGGCAGTTCCGCAACCTCTGGATCGTCCGCATCAACGCGGCGGCCCGGGAGTGCGGCCTATCCTACAGCCGGCTGATGAACGGCCTGAAGAAGGCGGGTGTCGATATGGACCGCAAGGTCCTCGCCGACCTCGCGGTCCACGACCGCAACGCCTTCGCCGCCATCGCCGAGCAGGCGAAGGCCGGGCTGGCGCAGTAA
- a CDS encoding helix-turn-helix domain-containing protein, producing MSRGRGKRLSADLKARVALEAAKGHKTASEIAQEYQVHPTQISQWKRQLLDGLPDLFEAGQSRKEPTTEEVTAPLYEEIGRLKME from the coding sequence ATGTCCCGAGGACGAGGCAAACGACTCAGTGCCGACCTCAAGGCCCGCGTGGCCCTGGAGGCCGCCAAGGGCCACAAGACGGCCAGCGAGATCGCCCAGGAGTACCAGGTTCACCCGACCCAGATCAGCCAGTGGAAGCGGCAGTTGCTCGACGGCCTGCCGGACCTGTTCGAGGCCGGGCAGAGCCGCAAGGAGCCGACCACCGAGGAGGTGACGGCACCGCTGTATGAGGAGATCGGCCGGCTCAAGATGGAGC